The genomic stretch CGGTATAGTGCTTCAACTGAATCGCCCCCGTGGGGCAGACCGCATTGCAGAGGCCATCGCCCTTGCAGAGGACCGGGTTCATCTTCGCCTTCTTCCCCTGACGGGTCTCGTAGAGGTCGATGGCCCCATAGGTGCAGGCCTCCACACAGGCCCCGCAGCCGATGCATCGCTTCTCCTCCACCTCGCAGATGGAGCCGGAGGCGATGACCGTATCGTGGGAGAGCAAGGTCAGCACCCTCCCTGCGGCGCCATAGGCCTGGCTGATCGTCTCGGAGATGTGCTTGGGATAGTGGGCAAGGCCGCAGAGGTAGACCCCGTCGGTGCCGAACTCGACGGGCCGCAACTTGACATGGGCCTCCTGGAAGAAGCCGTCCGTCCCGAGGGCCACCTTGAAGAGCCTCGAAATCTCTTTGTTGTCGGCCGCAGGGATCGTGGCCGCGGCCAGGGCGACCAGGTCGGCATCGATCTCGAGTCTGTTTCCGAGGATATAATCCGTAGCCGTCACCTTCAGGACGGGCCTCCCCTCCTCTGAGGTCCCAGGTTCCACCGTGGGCCGATCCTCCGGTTCATACCGGATGAACTTGACCTCCTTGTTGGAGGCCTCCCGGTAGTAGTCCTCGCTGAACCCGTAGGTCCGCATATCCCTGAAGAGGATGTAGACCTCCGTCTTGGGATTGATCTCTTTCAACCGTAAGGCGTTCTTCACCGATTCGCTGCAGCAGATCCGGGAACAGTAATTCCTCTCCTCGTTTCTGCAGCCCACGCACTGGATCATCACGACGCTCTCGGCCTGAAGGACCTTCTCGTCTTTCCGCTCGATCGCCTCCTCCAGCTCGAGCTGGGTCATCACCCGATCGTCCTCTCCGTAAAGGTACTCCCGGGGACGGTAGACCTCGGCGCCCGTTGCGATGACCGTGGCCCCATGTTTGATCTCGGCGATCCTTCCGTTTGACTTCACCTTCGTTACAAAGTTCCCGATATAGCCGGTGGCCTCCGGGATCGTCGCATTGGTATAGACATGGATCTTGGGATGCCGATAGACCTTTTGGACGAGATCCTTCAGGAAGGCCTGGACATCCATGCCCTCCAGGGTATGGTGTATCCGGCGGGCAAGCCCTCCCAACTCCGGCGCCTTCTCCACCAGGTGGACCTCGTGTCCCTGATTGGCGATGGAGAGGGCGCAGGTCATTCCGGCGATGCCGCCACCGACCACCAAAGCGGTTTTGTTCACCGGAAGGTCGAAGTCCTTCAGGGGTTCGAGAAAACAGGTCCTCGCCAGGGACATCCGGACGAGGTCGTTGGCCTTTCGGGTCGCCTCCTCCTTCTCCTTCGAGTGGACCCAGGAGCAGTGCTCCCTCACGTTGGCCATGTCGAGAAAGTACTGGTTGAGCCCCCCTTCGCGGAGGGAGTACCGGAAGGTGGGCTCGTGCGTCTTCGGGGTACAGGCCGCGACCACGACCCGATTGAGCCTCTTCTCCCGGACGACGTTCATGATCTGGTTGGTCGATTCGGTGGAGCAGGAGAAGAGCTGCTCCTGGGCGTGGACGACGTGAGGCAGGGTCAGGCTGTACTCGACGACCGCGGGCACATCGACGACCCTGCCGATGTTGGCACCGCAATGGCAGACGAAGACGCCGATCCGGAGTTCCTCCTCGGAGACATCCCTCTCAGGCGGAAAGACCCGCTCCTTGGTCAGCTTCCCCCTCCGGTAATTCAACATCTCGCCGCACTGGGAACTGGCCCCGTTGGCCGTGAAGACCGATTCGGGGATGTCGGTGGGGCCTTGGAAGGTCCCGCTGACGAAGATCCCCTGTTTCGAGGTCCTCATCGGGTTGGTCAGGCCCGTTTTACAGAAACCGTGGGGGTTGAGCTCGATGCCCAGTTTTTGGGCCAGGGCTTGCGCCTGGGAGGGAGGGGTCAGGCCGACCGAGAGGACGACCATGTCGAAGGCCTCCTCTTTGACCCCCTCCTCGGGAAGGGAATATCGGACGATCACATCCTTGGTCGCCGGGTCCTCTCCGACGATCGTGGCATAGCTCCGGATGAAGCGGACCCCTGGAAGCCCCGAGGCCCTGGCGTAGAACCGTTCGAAATCCTTTCCAAAGGACCGGATGTCATTGTGGAAGACGACGCACTCGGCCTCCGGGTGATGGTCTTTCGTCAAAATCACCTGTTTCTGGGTATAAGTGCAGCAGACGGTCGAACAGTAGCTGTTCCCCCCGGGGATGACCTGTCTGGAGCCGACGCACTGGATCCAAGCGACCTTGTGGGGATGCTTCAGATCGGAGGTCCGGAGGATCTCCCCCTCGTAGGGCCCAGTGGAGCTGAGCAACCGTTCGTAGTCCATGCTGGTGACCACGTTCTGGAGGCTTCGGTAGCCGTATTCGTCCCTGACCCTCGGGTCGTAGGGCTCGAAGCCCGGTGCCAGCAGGATGGCCCCCACGTTGACGGTCACCTTCTCCGGGGTCTGGGTGAAGTCGATCGCCTTCTTCTCGCAGACGGCCTCGCAGATCCGGCACTTCTTCTCCTTTAAATAGAGGCAGTTCTCGTCGATGTAGGTGATGAGGGGGATGGCCTGGGCGAAGTAGATGTGGATGGCCTTGTTTTTGGAGATCTCCTGGTTGAACGGGTCGGGCACCTTGACCGGGCAGTACTCCACACAGGTGTTGCACCCGGTGCACTGACTTTCGATCACGTAGCGGGTCTTTTTCAGGATGGTGACGCGAAAGTCCCCTGCCTCGCCCTCGACCTCGTCCACCTCGGCGTAGCTGAAAACCTCGATGTTGGGATGCCGGCCGACCTCGACCAGTTTGGGCGAGAGAATTCAGATGGAGCATTCGTTGGTCGGAAAGGTCTTGTCGAGCTGCGCCATCCTCCCGCCGATGGAGGGACTGCTGTCGACGAGGTAGACCTTGAACCCCGCATTGCCAAGATCGAGGGCTGCCTGAACGCCGCTGATCCCTCCGCCCACGATCAACACGTCGCCGAATCGCTTGGTCGCCAATTCCCGAATGAACCGTTCGATCTTTTCTCTTTCCACGACTCTCTGACCTCTTGCCGAACCCTTGACGGGTTCCGGTCCATGGAAGGGGGTCCACCCCCTTTCAAATCACTTCCCGCACGACCTCGGTGAGGTCCATGATCTCGATCGTCTTTCCTTCCTTCAACGTCAAGCGGCTGTCTTCGAACTGGGTGATGCAGTAGGGGCAGGCCGTCACCAGGACCTCCGCACCGACCCCGATCGCCTGTTCGAGCCGGATGTCGGAAAAACGCTCCCCCTTGGCCGTCTCCATCCAGATGCGACCTCCACCCATGCCGCAGCAGAGGCTCTTGTCCCGGATCTCTGGCAGCTCGACGAAGGTCAAGCCCGGGATCTTCTTCAGGATCTCCCGCGGCTCGTCATAGATTCCGTTGTGCCTCCCCAGGAAGCAGGGATCGTGATAGGTCACCTTCCGAGGATAGTCTTTTTTGAAGGTGATCTTCCCCTGCCTGAGGAGCTCGAAGAGAAACTGGGTGACGTGGAGGACATCGAAGTTGACCTTGAACTCGCAATACTCGTTCTTGAAGGTATGGAAGCAGTGGGGAGAGGTCGTCAAGATCTTCTTCACCCCGGTCTCGATATAGGTCTTGATGTTCTCCTTGGCCAGGTGTTTGAAGAGGGTCTCGTTTCCCGTCTTTCGGACGCTCTCTCCGCAACAGACCTCCCTCGGCCCTAAGATTCCGAAGTCGACCTCCGCCGATTTGAAGATCGTCGCGGTGGCGGCCGAGACCTTCTTCAACCTCGGCTCGTAGCTCGGGTAACAGCAGGGGAAGTAGAGAAATTCGGTCCCCTCGGTGAACTCCTTCACGTCCAGGTCCCTGGCCCAGTTGGCCCGGTCCATCGGCTCCTGTCCCCAGGGGTTGCCGACGCTGGCGATGCTGGTCGTGACGGTCCGGAGGTTTGGGATACTCGTCGGGACTACGCCGTCCGGCACGAGAAGCCTCCGCATCGCCCTCATGACGTCGATGATCTCCACGCCCCTCGGGCAGCGCTCCACACACTGACCGCAACTGGCGCAGAGCCAGAGGTCCTCTGCCTCGAAGGGGACCAGCCCGTACTTGGCCTGATTGACCAGCCGTCGGAGGAAGAACGTCCTGACCCGGTTCCAGGGGCAGACCGTATCGCACTTGCCGCACTGAAAGCAGAGTTTGGCCGCCTCCCCTCCGGCCTCCTTCAGGCCGTCGATGACCATCTTAAAAGGTGTCAAGGGAACGGTTTCCATTCGTCTCTCCGATCTTCCTGTTCTATCCCTTCCTGGCCGCCAACCGGGCGACCGCATCGGTCACCTTCTCCAGCCCGTACTTGTCTACAAGCGCCTCAAGCCCCACTTCCATCTCCTCTTTCTTCGCCCCCTCCTCTTCGTCCACCTCCTCCTCCCTCTCCTCGTAGATGAGGGCCTCGTTCAAGCACCACTGGACGCAGAGGGGTTTCTCCCCTGGTGGATTGTCCTCGCACATATCGCATTTGAGGGGAAGTCCTGAATCGGGCTCCTTGAAGAGGTCCCTTGAGGGGCAGGAGGCCCGGCAGAAGTCGCATTCGTTATACTCCTTCCCGTCGATCACGTATTTGTCCCGGCCCATACATTCGGCGGCCGTATACTCTCCTGCATAGACCGGCAGGTAGACGTCCTTGAGGGGGGAGCGGATCAGTCGGATCCGCGACCGGGCCGGGTTGTTGCTGCTATATTTCGGATTGGCATGGAAGGCCGAACAGATGAGCTCACAGGCCCGGCAGCCGTTGCACTTGTCGAGATCGATCTTGATCGTCTTGATCTTCTTCTTGATCTTAGCCATTTTTGATGATCCCTCTCTCTTCTAAATCCCTGGCGACATAATCGAGCCCCAGCCGCTCCAGGGTCTCCTTTTTCGGGATGCCGTTGTAATCCCAACCTTTATATTCGTAGTAGCTGGTGAGGAGTTTTTCTTCGAGCTCGGGGAATCGCTTCTTCCAGTGGTCTTCGGGCGGTTTCTCCTCCTCCCGGGTCAAGCCCCTCCTCACGTTGATGGCCCGGATCAGGTTCCGGTTCCGGTGGTAGATCTCGTTGAGCCCCTCCTCGTCCATGTCGATCCCAAGGGCCGCCGAGATGAAGTGGGGGTAATTGTGGATGTGATAGGGAGGCTTGAGGGGGAAGGAGGAGAGGCCGGCGCAAACGCCGAGGGCGTCATCGATATAGTGCATCTTCTCCATCCACTCGACGATCTCGCAGGCCATGGGGACCGTGGGATAGTAGGGGTTGGCCTTCTCTCCCCTGGGTTCCCAGTCGAGAAAATACTGCTTAAACCGGTCGTCGGGCACCTGAATCCAGTCCTTGACGAACTCCTCCCGCTGCTCCCTCAAGGGGAATGGCTCCTGGGGGAACTGGCCCTCGATCTGGGTGATGTTGGCCTTCTCTCCCGTGCAGTACATGAGAAAATAGACCGGGTTGAACATGTAGAGCTTGAGGGGAAGTTGCTCGTGCTTCTTGATGTTGTTGTGGGCGAATTCCTCGGCCCCTTTTCCGATCTGCTTGGCCGCCCAGTAGGTGCCATTGGCCAGGATGTCGCCGATCCCTTCCCGCCTCACGATCCGGTCGAGGAGCCAGTAAAACCTCCCTTCGGTATCGGCGGGCATCCCGGGCATGTCCTGATCGGTCAGGATGCCGGCCTCGTAGAGTTCGAGGGCGAAGGCCATGACCTGGGGCGTCGAGAACCCGTCGACGCCGTATTCGGTCGCCCTCTGGGCGATCCGGAACCCGAAGTCGAGATCCGAATAGGCGGCCATCGTGTAGGTGAGCTTGGAGTAACATTTCATCATGTAGGTCGAAAGGCCGGGGACGGAGATGATCGCCCCGCACTTGAGGGGGCAGTTATAGCAGCTGATCAACCGGGTCCGGACGCTCTCCTGGACTTGCCGCCACTTCTCCTCGACCTCTTTCGTCCAGAAGTCTTTCCTGCGGGTGCGGGCGTTGCCCCACATGAAGCCGGTCGTATGCCACCTCTCGTCGACCAGCTTCAGCTCCTGGGGAGAGCCCAAGCCCTCGAAGATGGGCTCGACGTACTTGATGGGATTCTCGGCACGGTACCGGATATATTGGAGAACCTCGTTGCAGAGCTGGATGAACTCGGCAGGCCGGGCCACGCTGATGTCCTTGGTCCCCCGGACCGCGATCGCCTTGATCCCCTTGTCCCCCATCACCGCGCCGATCCCGAGCCGGCTGGCGCTGGAGCGTCCCTGCTCGATGGAGGCCATATAGACCCGGTTCTCCCCTGCCAGGCCGATGGCGGCCACCTGGATGTTCGGATCCTTCAGCTCCTGTTTGATGAGCTCGGCCGTTTCGATGGCGCCCTTGCCCTTAAGGTGGGTCGCATCCCGGATCTCGACCTTATCGTTGTGAATATAGACGTAGATGAGCTGGGGAGACTTGCCCCGAAAGATGATCTTGTCGTATCCCGCATACTTCAATTCGGGCGCGAAGAACCCTCCCATCATGGAGAAGCCCATATAGAGGGTTTGGGGCGAGATCGTCGTCAGGATGGTCCGGTTGGCGCCTATGGCAGGGGTGCCACAAAGGAGGCCCGCGCCGAAGATGAGGAGGTTGTCCGGCGAAAAAGGCTCGATCTCGGGGGGGACCCGATCCCACAAGATCTTGGCATTCGTCCCCAACCCGCCCAGATGGAGTTCTGTCCATTTCGGGTCGGTCTCGACGCGCTCGATGTTCCCTGTGGAAAGATCGATCTCTAAGTTATATCCGGTCTCTGCATACCTCATATGAACGCCTCCCCATGATCATCCTTTCACAAAGGTTTGGCCTCTTTACGATACGGGCCCTCATCGCCTGCGGCCCACAAAGCCGAAGGATCAATCCAAGTTCTTTCTGAGATTGATGAAGGGCGAACGGTCGAACCCGATCGCCTTGAAGAAGGAGAGCATATCGCCGGCATCCCAGCGCACGGAGGTGTGGATATCCCGGATGCCTTCCCTCTTGAAGAACTGAAAGAGCTTTTCGGCCAGTGCCCTTCCGATCCCCTCTCCCATCCGCCGAGGATGGACCCCGACCACCTCGATCCACCCGCTCTCGGCCAAGCCGAACCCCTCCCCTTTGATCTGCCCGATGATGAACCCGACGACCTCCCCATTTTTCAAAGCGACCAGGCCTAAAGCCCCCTCCTTTTTGAGATGGTTCTCCACCATTTGAATCCACTTCTTCGAGACCTTTTTCTGCAAGATGGACTCCTGGATCGTTGCGATTTGGGAGAGGTCCTCTTCCCTGATCTTACGAATTTTGATCCCCTTGACCATCTCGTCCTCAATCGATCCGGATGATTTTGACCCGCTTTCCGACCCATTCGGGCGGAAGGTAAACCCGGCCGCTGTTTCCGCTCTGCTTTACCTCTTTCTCGATCATCTCCTCTCCATAGACCTCAAACTTCGACTTGTTCTGAGGAGTCGGGGGAGGAGGGGCCTCGGATTTGGGTTCTCTTTTCGGGACCATAGCGTATCGCCGAATTAAAGGGATCTCATTAAAGTGAACGATTTCAAACTCTTGACCATCCCTTATAATGAAGCCCTTCCCGGTTGTCAAGTGGTGCGAGTGTCTATATAGTAGCTACAAAGTAATTATAGCGGAGTCCCCACCCCCTGTCAAGGAAAATGTGAGGCCGAATTGGTGGAAGTGAGGGGATGGCCGATCGAGGAGGACGAAGGAGGTGAGAGACCCCCCCATAAATGAAAGGGCTACCGGAAGCCGTCCATGCTCCGTAGCCCTTTAGGTTTCCCCTGGAGGCGGCAACCGGATTTGAACCGGTGAATAACGGTTTTGCAGACCGTCGCCTTACCACTTGGCTATGCCGCCCATGGAGCGGGAAACGGGATTTGAACCCGCGACTTCAACCTTGGCAAGGTTGCACTCTACCGCTGAGTTATTCCCGCCCCTTTCCGGAATAGAAAATTAAACGATTTGAACCCTAAAGTCAATAGGCCATCTCATTCCGGTCAGGAGATCGTCGCAGGACGATCCCCATGGCCTCAGCCGAGGACCTTCCCGAGGAATTTTCTGAAGTAATCGATCCCCGAGACCACGGCCAGGATCAGGGCCAACCAGAGAAGGACCATCCCGATCAGCTGGAAGTCGACCGACAGAATTGAGCCCGGCAGGAGGAGAAAGAAGACGGAGGCCATCTCGAAGGCGGTCTTGTATTTCCCGATCGGGCTCGCAGAGATGACGATCCCTTCGGTGATGGCCATCCCCCTTAATCCGGTCACCGCGATCTCCCGGCCGACGATCACGATCACCATCCAGGAGGGAATCCCCCTGCAGGGGATCAGGCCGATCAGGGCTGTCACGATCAGGAGTTTATCGGCCAGGGGATCGAAGAATTTTCCAAGGACCGTGACCCGTTTCTGACGTCTCGCAAAGTAGCCGTCCACCCAGTCGGTGAGGGCCACGAGGAGAAAGAGGAAGGCCGACAGGATCTGAAAGGCCTTCTCCGTCCGGTAGAGGAAGAAAAGAACGAAGGGGATGGCCACGATCCGAATGGCCGTCACTCCATTCGGCAGGCTCAACAATTGATTCCAACCGGTATGGGTCATCCGAGAGGGGAACCGATCAATGTTTATAGAGCTGATAATAGGTCAAGACTTTCCGCACATAATCGATGGTCTCTCGATAAGGCGGGATGGCTCGCAACTCCGATACGATCTTCTCTCCCGCGTTGTAAGCGGCGAGCGAGAGGCGGAGGTCGTTGTTGAAGAGAGAGAGGAGGTATTTAAAGTACCGAACGCCCCCGTCGATGTTCTCCCTCGGGTTGAAAACGTTGGCCACGTTCATCCGCTGGGCGGTCTCAGGCATCAACTGCATCAACCCCATGGCCCCTTTCCTCGAAACGGCCTGGGGATTGAAACCCGATTCGACCCGGATCATGGCCTTGAGCAGCGCGAAGTCGATGTTGTACCTCCTTGCGAATTCTTCGATCAACCCGTCGAACCGGTTTTGAAGAGGGTCGGAGGCCCCGGCTCGATAGGCAACCTCCTCGGCCCCCCCGTCATCTCGGGCTTCCTTGATATAGAGTTTGAACCTGGCATCCGGCGGGCAGTTCGTAAAATGGACCACGCCGTTCTCATCCACCCACTTGTAGATTCCGGCCGAAGAGCTACCGGGATTGAGAAGAAGCCCTCCGATGAGGATCGAGAGGATGACCAGGGGGATCAAAAAATGGGCCTCCTTTGAAGGAAGATGCTAAAATTCTTACCAGTTTTTCTCGGATCTGTCAATATCGGTCTTTTAATTTCCTTTTGGATTCAATGGGTTTTGAGAGAGACGCCAGATCCCCTCGCCTTGACCCGACTCCCGATAATTTAAGAATGCAAACCTCGTGCCTTCCTTCCCCTCAAGGTCTTCCCCAACCCGATCTTGAGGTCATCGATCAAGGTATAGGCCACCGGGATGACGAAGAGGGTCAGGAGGGTCGAGGCAAACATCCCGCCGAAGGTCGCCCGGCCCATTCCAGCCCTCAGCTCGCCACCGGCGCTATATCCCAAGGCCACCGGCAGGACGCCGAACATGGTGGTCACCGCCGTCATCAGAATGGGTCTAAGCCTCACCGGCGCCGCCTGGAGGAGGGCAGCCTCCCTCTCCATCCCCCTCTCCCTCAACTGGTTCGTATAATCGACCAGGAGGATCGAATTCTTGATCACCAGGGCCGTCAAGGTGATCATGCCGATCATGCTGATGATGGAGATCGTATCGCCGGTGACATAGAGCGCACCAAAGGCCCCAACCGTGCTCAGGGGAAGGGCGAGCATCACCGTCAGGGGGTGGAGGAAGCTGTTGAACTGCATGGCGAGGACGATATAGATGATGACGATGGCCTGGATGAGGGCCTGGATCAGGTATCGAAAAGATTCCCGGAAGGCCTCTGCCTGGCCGAAAAAACTGTGGGAATAACCGGCGGGGAGATATCTTTTTGCCAGGGCCTCGGCCTCCTGGATCGCCTCACCCAAGGTCTTCCCCGGCCCTGTATCGGCATAGAGGGTGGCGCTTCGCTGCCGGTCTTTCCGGGTGATCACATTGGGGCCCACCCCCTCCTCGACCTTCACGACTTGGGCCAGTTTGATCAGCCCGCCCTTGGGGGTCCGCAGGGTGATCTGACCGATATCGTCCGGAGACATCCTCTGATCCTGGATCAGCCTCATCCTCACATCGTACCGCTTAGCCCGTTCGACGTCCTTAAATTTCGAAACCTCCTGCCCTCCGACCATCTGAAGGATGGAGAGGGAGATCTCCCGGACATCCACACCGAGATCGGAGGCCCTCTCCCGATCAATATAGACCCTCACCTCCGGTTTGGTCAGCTCGATGTCCGAACTGATGTCGACGAATCCCTTCAGGTTGAGCATCTCTCCCATGATCTGGTTGGCGATCTTCTCGAGTTCCCGGATGTCCGGCCCCTTGAGGTCAAGCTGAAGAGGGGCTCCCCGTCTCCCTCCCAGGGCGACCGGTTCGAAATCCTCCACATAGGCCCTGACCCCGGGCACGGTCTTGAATCTCTCCCGGAGGGCGGCCATGATCTCGTGCTGAGAACGCTCCCTTTCGTTCCGATCCCTCAGGGCGACCATCAAAGTCCCCTTGTGCACCTCCTTCCGGGCGCCCACCCCGATCGCCGAAAAGACGCTCTTGACCTCGGGAAGGCCGAGGATCATGGCCTCGAGCCTCTCCATCCTCTCGTCCGTGTATTGAAGGGAAGACCCGGTGGGGGCCTCCACGTGGACGATGAAGCGGCTCTCATCCGATTTCGGGACGAACTCCGTTTTAAGTTGCTTGAGGATCCAGAGGCTGCCGAGGAAGACGAGCCCCGCCACGAGAAGGACCATCCATCGATGGCTCAAACAGAATCGAAGGGCCTTTCGATAGCGTCCCTCCAGCCTTTCGTAGGAGGTGTGAAAGAGGTGGTAAAGCCGGCCATGGCTTGCCTCGACCCTGAGAAACCTTGAGCAGAGCATCGGGATGAACAGAAGGGCCACGACCAAGGAGGCGACGACCGACGTGGCCACCGTAACGCCAAATTGGAAGAAGAAGCGGCCGATGATCCCGCCCATGAACGCCACAGGGAGAAAGACCGCTACAATCGAGAAGGTCGCCGCCGCGGCCGCAAAGGCGATCTCCGAGGTTCCCTCCCTGGCCGCCCTCATGGGATCCTTTCCCTCCTCCATATGACGGTAGCAATTTTCGAGGACGATGATGGCGTCGTCGATCACCACCCCCACCATCATGGAGAGGGCCAGCATGGTCATGTAGTTCCGGGTAAACCCCATGAAATACATGATCCCGAAGCTCGAGATGAGCGAGGTCGGAATAGCCACGGCGGTGATGAGGGTGGTGCGAAGGTTGAGTAGAAAGACGATCATCACCGCAGCGGCCAGCAGCCCTCCCAAGAAGACGTCATAGGAGACATCGGAGATGGCCTCCTCGATGAAGGTGGAGGAGTCGAAGGAGAGGGCGATCTCCACCCCCTGCGGAAGGGATCTCTGGATCTCGGGGAGTTTCGCCTTGACGATCCGGGCCACCTCCACCACATTGGCCCCGGACCGCGGGACGATGCTCAGGCCGACGGACGGAATCCCGTTAAACCGGGCGATGGACCGAAGGGGCTCGACCCCGTCCTCGGCCCAGCCGACGTCCTTCAAACGGACCGGGCCGCCGTTCTGATAGGAGAGGATGAGCTGGTTGAATTCCTCGATATTGCGAAGCTCCCCCAAATTCCGGACGGTAAATTCCCGATCGACGCTCTCGATCAGCCCCCCGGGAAGCTCGATATTCTTCTCCCGCAAGGCCCGGGCGATATCGGTTGGGGTGAGGCGATGGGCCTCCAGCCTCCTCCGATCCAGCCAGATCCGGATCTCGCGCTTCGCATACCCCTCCAGTCGAATCGTCCCCACGCCCTTGATCGACTCCAGCTGGGGCTTGACGATCTCGTCCGCGATCAGCCCCAGCTTCTGGAGGGGCAGCTGCCCCTTCATGGCGATCCAGAGGATGGGCATCGCATTGATGTCGAGCTTATCGATGATGGGCGGGTCGATGTCCGACGGAAGCCTCCTCTTGGCCAGATCGACCTTCGCCCGCACATCCTGGACCGCCGAGTCGATATCCCGGTAGAGTTCGAACTCCACCACGATCTGGGAAAAACCGTAACCGCTCGTCGAGGTGATGTGCTTGACCCCCTCGATCGTGTTGATCTCCTCTTCGATCGGATCGGTCACATCGGTGTCCATCACCTCGGGCGCGGCCCCCACCAGGGTCGTCGTGACGGTCACGTAGGGAAAATCGACCTGCGGAAAGAGATCGATTCCGAGGCGTTGGAAGCCGAGGAGGCCGAAAAAGACCGTGGCCACGATGACCATCGTGGCCACCACAGGCCTCCGGACGGAGAGATCGGAAAGAAACATCGCCTTCCCTCGGAGATTATTTCCGGCCGAGGTTGACCTTCAGGCCTTCCCGGAGCTGCTCGTGGCCGGCCACGACCACGCGCTCCCCCGGCTTCAGACCTTTGGAGATTTCCGCTTGGCCGTCGGCCCTCATC from Thermodesulfobacteriota bacterium encodes the following:
- a CDS encoding efflux RND transporter permease subunit, which codes for MFLSDLSVRRPVVATMVIVATVFFGLLGFQRLGIDLFPQVDFPYVTVTTTLVGAAPEVMDTDVTDPIEEEINTIEGVKHITSTSGYGFSQIVVEFELYRDIDSAVQDVRAKVDLAKRRLPSDIDPPIIDKLDINAMPILWIAMKGQLPLQKLGLIADEIVKPQLESIKGVGTIRLEGYAKREIRIWLDRRRLEAHRLTPTDIARALREKNIELPGGLIESVDREFTVRNLGELRNIEEFNQLILSYQNGGPVRLKDVGWAEDGVEPLRSIARFNGIPSVGLSIVPRSGANVVEVARIVKAKLPEIQRSLPQGVEIALSFDSSTFIEEAISDVSYDVFLGGLLAAAVMIVFLLNLRTTLITAVAIPTSLISSFGIMYFMGFTRNYMTMLALSMMVGVVIDDAIIVLENCYRHMEEGKDPMRAAREGTSEIAFAAAAATFSIVAVFLPVAFMGGIIGRFFFQFGVTVATSVVASLVVALLFIPMLCSRFLRVEASHGRLYHLFHTSYERLEGRYRKALRFCLSHRWMVLLVAGLVFLGSLWILKQLKTEFVPKSDESRFIVHVEAPTGSSLQYTDERMERLEAMILGLPEVKSVFSAIGVGARKEVHKGTLMVALRDRNERERSQHEIMAALRERFKTVPGVRAYVEDFEPVALGGRRGAPLQLDLKGPDIRELEKIANQIMGEMLNLKGFVDISSDIELTKPEVRVYIDRERASDLGVDVREISLSILQMVGGQEVSKFKDVERAKRYDVRMRLIQDQRMSPDDIGQITLRTPKGGLIKLAQVVKVEEGVGPNVITRKDRQRSATLYADTGPGKTLGEAIQEAEALAKRYLPAGYSHSFFGQAEAFRESFRYLIQALIQAIVIIYIVLAMQFNSFLHPLTVMLALPLSTVGAFGALYVTGDTISIISMIGMITLTALVIKNSILLVDYTNQLRERGMEREAALLQAAPVRLRPILMTAVTTMFGVLPVALGYSAGGELRAGMGRATFGGMFASTLLTLFVIPVAYTLIDDLKIGLGKTLRGRKARGLHS